Genomic window (Drosophila nasuta strain 15112-1781.00 unplaced genomic scaffold, ASM2355853v1 ctg45_pilon, whole genome shotgun sequence):
tgtgtcttctatagatggttgagaatagaattgatcatcatcatcatcatcatcctgagcattaacactatcTATTCCCCAATCCAAAGtcttctcaatatcatatttaggttttgagaattgactgttagcactgtgaaatgtgagtttccttttcttgttaggtggtgtgtttctctctcggtcgattggagtagttttgcatagttatacccgctacccatagggtagaagagtattataactttgtgccggcaggaaatgtgtgtaacaggtagaaggaggcatctccgaccctataaagtatatatattcttgatcagcgtcaacagccgagacgatctagccatgtccgtctgtccgtccgtccgtatgaaacactggatctcagagactataagagatagagctataatttttttcgacagcatttgttatgtttacacgcagatcaagtttgtttcaaatttttgccacgcccacttccgcccccgcaaatcaaaaatcgaataacaagcgtaacaagagctacgaattttggtatagacaataacaacaagagtatttgtgattcctgaaaatttggttgcgatcaaataaaattgtggaagttattaaagaaatacttttgtatgggcaaaacgactacttactagggctcttagttgctttggccgataATCTGGtccattgtgccgtctatggtatattttgaatggtgtactatatcgatataccatttggtatattttagtatccgcaatattttgcctttattaaaatgggtagcgggtatctcatagtcgacactcgactgtagctttcttacttgttttttccagtctcaacattattaaactctgatggtatcaatgtctgaaattttttgttatcattcacaagttcatgtagtggttcagttataggtttaaatgtttcctccagaccaatactgttctgacttttgagttgtttaagatcagaaaaattttttttagagcatttcggcttttagttaattgagttaaaactttttgattcattttcttttaaatttgtctcattcaactgttagtggattagtgattatttcagtcttgtggtcattagtgtactgtgatctattttacgaaacataatcatatataaccaataaacagatacattagcaTGTTTTGATGAAGAGagctggttgtacagatcagctatcagactgttaaatacaccagctagctgttcttttaaacagacctggctgtacagatcaggtacctggacctattcattctatttatgtcaaacatacacacatataccgaaacatttaatacgtgacaatgctaattttattataatgtttaaacaagatgatttgaacatgcgtcatatatatcgagatcacgtaaacagtgacatggactatgaatcttttatggaaatttcacgaaaatgccgggaggagaaatttggatttctactaacctctaaagatgatgatatgaaaatgggcgatacagaaacggttttgatcaattcatttactttacatactttaaaaatatgtatataaaactaatgatatgatgattaaacaatagtccaaactcagacttcaaaatgtctacatcactTGTTGAATCAAGCGCCTTCTCCCACTGTAAGCCTGCTCAGCCTAAGTGAGCAGTTACATTTTACtctcaatcttgcgctcttctttgctacagttgttacattttagttataagctttcgctcatctttgttttcctttaactactaatgtcggaataaccggcaaacaataaattgtcgctctctccttttgcaactagcaaacgaattagacgtgtttaatttgcgcatcagcagccttcaaagtgttttatcttttttgctcccaacaacaacaaattatttttcgaCTTTCGTAATTTTACATGGCGCTCGAGCAGggactacaaaaatactttgttGATTGGTTAATTAAACgtaaagaaaattcaattattgcaattgataagtttaattaatttcacaccTTGTTGGCAGCTGAGTGCGTATAATTACAAACACATTCGTTTGCGTTGTTTCGTTGCTGGCCTTTTGGATTTATGGATCAATCAGAAGTCAACAGCTCTTCTGATGAACAGGTAACAGTGGAAAACTTTGTTAATAACCTTGGACCTGGTGACATTCATTGTGATTGTTTCCCAGTTCAGACTGACAGATTATTGAATTGTAGTGAACAATTGATGCAACACACATAAGTGAAATCCAAGTGCCAAAACATTGAAACCACCCTCGCGACTTTATGATTATGCTTTCCGGTTCTTTATTATATTGAGTTACAATAATAGCACCCGCgcataatttcaattatttttcgctctctttatttggtaatcttcgctctcgcttgcttaaaagtttcgctctcgctttgctTGTTcatcttcgctctcgcttgcttAATAAGTTCTGCTCTCGCTTTATTCGATCATCTTCGCTCTCGTTGTGTTCGATCGTTTTCGctcttgctttgcttgttcGGCGCCGCTCAAACTAACATTGAAGCTATGCTCACTGTTGAGTTTGACATTAGAAACATTCTCTTGAGTACTTGCATTGGTGTTTCTCTTAATAGTAGAGTgtgttttctctttgcttaACTTGCACAACCCAGAAACATACACCAAATCGCAATGTCGAAAGATAAAGGGAAGACTGAGAGGCTTAGATTAACAGTGTTAAATGAAACAGGTTCcatcaataaaattgagatCAATGTCGTTtggatatactaaataaatacattgcaGATGCCATGGGTTGCAATctgaaattgattgcattgacCCGGACAATTCTAGCCGTGCTTCCTTAGAAGAATTATGCATTAAGACAAGGTCGTTTTATCTGATTAGTTTGAAGGAGCCCGATTCGGACCGAGTTGCTCAGCCAGCAAAATGAACTTACCAAAGTTCAATGGTAAGCACTCAGAATACAAGCAGTTCATAAGCCTTTTAAAAGTCTTTTAGATTCTGACCGgttgaaattaaatactgAAAAGTTCAATCACTTAATTTCATGTCTGTCTGATGAGGCATTAGGAACAATAAAGGCGTTCCAAGTTTCCGGTGTAAATTACCCAAAAGCGTTAGAAAACTTGAGGTGTGTATACGACAACAAATGTCTTATATTCTTCGAAACGATCGCACAATTGTTTCATATCTCGCCAATGAATAAACCTTCGGCATCTGGGTTGAGGACCATTATAGATACGGTTTCggcaatttttgaaaatttgttgtcactAGGTGATGAACGAGATATCACCAACGCGATTCtcatacatattgtattgtcAAAGGTTGACCATACAACCAAATCAAAGTATGAAGAACAGCTCGACTATAACAGGCTTCCACAATGGTCTGATTGTGTCGATGTTTTGAATAGGCGCTACCAGCATATTTCAGCTGAGGAAAGCTCGAAATATAGAACGAGCCCTAAGCCAGAATCGAGTCCCAAACGGACTACCAAAGCGTCGTATTCAACGTCTAAGTCTAGCAACCCTAGTTGTCAGTTCTGTAACGCGAATCATTTTATAAGCAGTTTCCAAGGCTTTAGTGCACTGCCGGTTACAGAACGATTTAGTTTCGCCAAGACCCAGAACCTTTGTATAAACTGCTTGCAGTCTTGCATAGAATATCCAGCTGCACATCTTCAAAATGCAGAGTGTGTTCTAAATCGCACAATACATTGCTGCATAGATTCGATGCGTCAGCTCAGCCTCAGACCACGAGTATAAGCCAGCGTCAACATTAACAGCCTGGTAGCTCGAGCGGCCAAGCATCGCCACATCATTCTGGCTACCGCTGTTGTGAAAATTCGCGATAGATTCGGTCAATTCCAATTGGCCAGGGCTTTGTTGGACTCTGGGTCTCAGGTCAATTTCATGACTGAAGAATTTGCCCAAGCTCTAAGGTTGTCGCGAGCCAACAAGTGATTGACAATTACGGCCATAGGAACGTCAAATTTGGTAGCCCGACATGAAGTGTCAACAACGATATCATCTCGTGTTAACAAACATCAGTTTGACGCCGATTTCTGGgtgctaaaatcaatttcGAACCAGCAGGCAGACAGCTTGATTCCAGTCAGGCAATTACAAATACCGGCTAACGTGGAATTGGCTGATCCTTATTTCTACAAGCCGCAGAGAATCGACTTGCTATTAGGAGCCGATTCATTTTTCGACCTTTTGTGCACaggccaaattaaattgaacgACAGTGGCCCTCTGTTACAAAAACTCTGCTAGGGTGGATTGTGTCATGGCGTTGCAAAGGTACTCGAGTCAGAACCCATTATGTGGTGCAACAACGTACTCGTCGGAAGATATAAAACTTGACTCGCTGGTAGAAAGGCTATGGGACTTAGAAAAAGTTCCAGACTTATCGAACGCTGCTAAATACTCGTCAGAGCAAAGAGCCTGCGAACAGGACTTTATTGACAGAGTGACAACATTATCGACAGGGCGATTAGAAGTTAGTCTTCCGTTTAAAACTGACCCAAAAATACTTGGTTCGTCCTTCGAAACGGCAAAACGTCGGTTTCTTTCTCTTGAACGCAAGGTTTCAAGAAACGCAACAttaaaggaaatgtatgtcaGTTTCATGAAAGAATATATAGAACTTGGTCATATGTCTCCGTTGATTTTCCACCAGGACCACACTACTTTATACCACATCAGTGCCACCACCAAACTTCGAGTTGTTTTCGACGCTTCGTGCAAAACGAATTCTAATTATTCTTTGAATGATATTCTAATGGTGGGGCCAACTATACAGAGGAACTCTTCTCGTCGCTAATTCGCTTTCGACTTAGTCGGTTTGCCCTCACGGCAGatattactaaaatgtatagaCAAGTAAGCATGTCTCAAAGGATCGGATGTTTCAACTTATTGTCTGGCGTGAAAATCCGACGATGCTGATACGCTGAAGGAGATTTGTGTCCAAGTGTCAGATATCCTAAGCTCCGGTGGTCTCCAATTGGCCAAATGGTACTCCAACCACCCTACTTTAATCAATGGGAATGAAACTGATAAAGTTCTCAGTTTCAACGACACAGATTCGACCAAAACATTGGGCATGCGGTGGACGCCAAAACTTATATATTTCGATATCATTTGGACTCCAGCTTCACCGATCTTAGCCCAACAAAACGCAACGTTTTGTCTGTGACAGCTCGTATGTTCGACCCACTTGGCTTGCTGAGCCCCATCAGTATTAAAGCCAGAATCTTACTGCAAGAGCTCTGGCAAAATCATCTGGCATGGGACGAAACTATCCCTATGCAGATGCATACGAGATGGAAgagatttaaagaaaatctacTAAACCTTGATAAAGTATCCATTCCACGATACACCAATTCCAGCAAAGCCAAGATCCAAATTCATGGATTTGCAGACGCTTCCAGCCACGCTTATGGCTGCTGTTTATATATACGAGCTAATCAGAATGGAaaagtgaaatgtaaattgcttacatcaaaagcaaaagttgcgccTTTAAAACCAAGTCGATCCcaagacttgagttgtgtgcagcgtATTTACTGGCGCAGTTGTGGTCGTACGTCAAGCCAATGCTTGGCAAATGCAGAATCGAGAGTGTGCATTTTGGACAGATTCAGAAATCACATTGTATTGGATTAGAATGTCGTCTTCTTCGCTAGCAACATTCGTAGCAAATCGTGTATCCAGTATACAAGACCTCACACAAGATGTTACATGGAGACATGTGCAGTGTGAGTGGCCTAAGAATCCTCATTTTCATTGTCAACCGATTTGAAAAACAGTGAAACAAAAATCAGCTCAGGTTTGTTTAACTACCAACCCTGATTTTCTGTCATCTATACTGGCTCACTTTTCTTCGTACAAAAGGTTGGTTCGAGCGATTGATGTgtataaattcatttgctggccaaaaattaaaaattgttcttcAGCCCTTAGTAAACAGGAGTTGTATTTTGCCTCGTTAAAGTTATTTGAATTGGTTCAACGGTCCGAATTCAACttggaatttaaaaactaaaagcaaatcaattagttCAACCAAATGTTCAATCTCTCCCTCCATTTATTCAGAAAATCTCTGAGCCAGTAAAATCTCTTTCGTTGATCCGCGTAGGTGGCAGATTATTAAATGCACCGATTGACGACGATGCCAAGTTTCAATCTTAATGTCAAAGAATTCGCCCTTGGTCAGAATGTATTTAAGAGACTTGCATCAGACCAACTGTCATGCTGGTGTTAAAACTATGATTTCGCTCTTAAGGCAAAGAATTTGGCTGATTAATGCTCGAAGAGAATGCACACAAGCAGTTCGTGGTTGCATTCTTTGTTTTCGATACAAGCCAAAACTAATGGAACAAGTAATGGGGCAGTTACCAACGGATCGCCTGATTGCTACACgtccatttcacatttgtggcGTTGATTTTGCGGACCCATAAATGTTTCCTTGCGAGTTCGGGGACGGCCtcctttaaaaatgtatatagcagtatttgtgtgttttgcatcaAAGGCTGTTCATCTAGAACTGGTTGCTGACTTGTCCACTAACTGTTTTTATTAACCCTAAAAGCTTCATCGCAAGGCGTGGCGTTCCACTTCGGATATATTCGGACAACGCCACCAACTTCGTCGGGACAAACAACCTACTCAAGGAGCTACAGATGGAGTTCTCgaagcagcaggagaaacTCCAGTTGTTCGCGTCGGAGATGGGGATGGAATGGCACTTCATCCCTCCTCGAGCCCCACATTTCGGAGGGCTGTGGGAAGCCGCGGTGAAATCCGCAAAGCATCTCCTCGTCCGGCAAATGGCCAACGCGTCACTGGCGGAAAGCGAGGTCAGAGCTCATCTGGCAGATGTCGAGGCCATTCTCAACTCGCGGCCTCTCACTCCACTCAGCTCCGATCCCAACGATGGCGAGGCTCTAACTCCGGGCCATCTTCTAATCGGGCAAGCCATACGTTCGCTGCCGCAAGGATTCGTGCCAGACAGGCCCAACAAAGAGCTGACGTATTTGCGACGGTGGCAAATGTTATCCACGCTCAGACAGCGGTTTTGGCTCGCGTGGTCGAAGGACTACATCCACAAACTCCAAATCCGCACCAAATGGAAGTCTCCACAGCCCGGCGGAGGTCGGATGCCTCGTCCTGGTTCACGAGGACAACACGCCACCTCAGCAGTGGATAACTGGAAGGGTCGCAGGCGTAACCCGAGGAACAGACGGCCAAATACGGGTGGCCGAAATTAGAACGGGCACTGGCACATTCAAGCGCCCAATCCACAAATTAGCACGATTGCCAGTATTTTGAAATCCCACGTCGGGTATTCCAAGGTGGCCGGtgttaaatcaagcgccttgtcccAATGTAACATAagcctgctcagcctaactgagcagttacattttactctcaatcttgcgctcttctttgctacagttgttacattttagttataagctttcgctcatctttgttttcctttaactactaatgtcggaataaacggcaaacaataaattgtcgctctctccttttgcaactagcaaacgaattagacgtgtttaatttgcgcatcagcagccttcAAAGTGTTTTATctttttgctcccaacaaaacaaattatttttcgactttcgtaattttacaactaacatttgcattaaatggaaaaacatcagttataaccgaaaattttttcccacaaattgaattaaatagaaattatgagtgtgctctcattgactttcacacatacaattctataccaaacatattttattgatgtcctaaagggtatggttcttatgatgcgttaaaaatagaaaccaacaacaatacgctgaaagttcaagttaccactaaaaagaaacagtatattttaatcgtgaacgaagtattggaaagctatttggatttggtgaacatattctaaaaccgcacaaCCCTGAAAATTATGTCTCAGATAaccctgtgaatattttaaaagtaaatacaattcgattggaatgcaacattatcagtggctcatatgtgggtaatagaccaaatcatgtgcttcatgaatttgggatcaatgttcctccgggatataaaatgagtattacaccacgaaacttgatttatttacctatcaacactagagaaataagcacgctcgcagtacggataactgatcagGAGGGAAATTATCAATTTTCGAGtggaaactatatcaattcgtcttcatttaccagcaacagaatgattatttataataaaaggtcGTCACATCACCTGTAGtggtgagcaatgtccgttaagttgaaatttgaatttaaattgtatggcggtatcgatatttgcgacgcgactgttgtgcaagctaacagctgctcgcgataacatctgcattcgatgattgatgcactcgccaacagatgttagtatattattaattattactcgaatatttgcagtgagttggcaggatcacttttgccattcacataagtatcgtattaaataatatcgatatctaacttagattaatcaagcaatatcgatattcacgcttaatctaggctagaccatctcttttcaatccgaaagctacaaagataaagtgtgccgcagtaaaatattaaaaataaatctcacggcatccgtcataatattatatacatattttattggtgttgttcggaagtgcgcacttttcaaagtgcattgttttgattttctttggccctctcgttggttttacaaggtacgtagcgagataaccaaatttcataattttaataagtacctttttcctggtgtaggatattgtgtgtgtaatcacgtggcaacgaccactgtacagcacacaccaactgatctgcaactgcagaggcccgcGCCAAAAAgacgtggcaacaactttgcaaagggagttgccaccaaccgcctagatatttgcacttgagtcaccattttagtgacgccgaggacagcaagaggctgttgaagcgacgccatgcgttgctaaaacggttccagaaggaacccAAGCATCGGATAAACCTTTTTGAGAGAACGGATCAGCATAAAGCTGATCGTTGCCACTCTCGTTATCATCGTGGAagtgcgccatgcgctgctgatgctgcgcgtttcgcagactcgttgctacgactcgctgctatgtgttgccgagcctgcaccactcgtcggcattgaaatctttgccgccactcgtcgtcgcatctcttattggatgttgtgttgacagtgcgattgccactgAAGGCCACTGccgttttttgttgctgcttctgacgCTGCCGATAGTGCAATTGCACTCgctgccgcctttgttgccgtttcttttctcgtatacaatttttcttggccatacaaaatgttcaacaatgtaacgtaaattcaattaaaaatagtattgaaatgtaattcatatttgaatttaaatttgaattttatatttagtattatattttaagttagatataatcaaatagtaagtcctcatatgggtatggtatgtatataatattatatcaaagctgttatatattctaattccttttgaagttccacccagctcatcaatcatcacaggcctgtcgatatcgatgcagtaagAAAAACAGCGTATAAAGAGTatgcgtaagtacggcatagccgcaccaaaatcatttgtaaatcatatatgacagctattactatttgaaaaatcacaagagtttttatgatataatattttccgctttattcgcgaacaaagaATGGACCTAATTGTGGTTGgtacaacgaaaacgaaaacggagagAATGAGTGATGACGCGCTGTTGAGTTCTTGTTTTCAACTGTctttataattctatgctaagttacattaagcctaacttaactagagcggcgaagcgaggcgaattcgctcagagagcaacaaacaatagtcctattgcgctctcgcttcgccctaattctaacaacttcatttggtaattcatgctcttaactaataactatcaaatgcgccaacaccggccccgatgaacggctgtgccttcatACGACTGGCAGAGGCGCCAATTTGTGTACTGGCCGTTTGTAGAGCCCTCCTGCGCTAGTTCGCACGTCTGCGACGCGCACCGCCCCGTCCGCTCCTGGGTACACCGCCTCTACTCGACCCACCATCCACTGCATCGGCGGCTGGTTGTCCTCTGCGACCGGTCCCACTTggcccgtgcctgcaggcccagcacatactcccgagaccatcgctgccagaacgctcgcttgagcgacgagacagctcgccatcgccttaagcaactcagaccctcctggtccggggtccgcgatgctgccggtgccaccagtggaCCGCCCACCAGTAGATGCCCTGGGGTTAGTGCCTCGCCGTCGTTGGGGTCGTTGCTTACGGCTCCTAGCGGgcgggagttgagcaccgcctcgaccgccacgaccactgtccgcagctcctcggccgtgagcagggcgttgcccaccgtccgtaggagtaggtgctttgcagacttcacacctgcctcccatagtcctccgaagtgaggagccctcggcggtatgaacgcaaattcgcatccgcttcttgatgcgatgtcgcgaactgcgttctcctcggcctcgactcgcctcctcagctcctccagatggcgacttgctgcgacgaagttcgtcgcgttatcgcaatggactcggctcggacatcctcttcgaccaacaaacctttggaaagccattagaaatgcattagttgacagatcggatacaatttctaagtgaaccgcttttgacgcaaaacagacgaacaatgacgatcagcaggcaaatttcccattatttgcgtaagcagccgaggtttgcatttaaagcaacggatgcatgatcgtactgtctgacgacaaagctcttgaacattgactaaccaaagtcgttctctaagaatgctcacgagcgctcttgggccagcgtgacagttggtcaagtgaaggtacctcacatagctgcgagcaaattgtgagcgcttcgacaagaggagtggaaacttagcatcatacgaaataggagcatttaccagtcgcccccgactcgcaacaacgaaaacgaacaccaagatccttcatactcatgtatgaaaggattgagtcgtcgtagactcgagctcacacgtgtactcttacgaaccctttctatatcgtctctgaattcgaaatcctgcattacttctattattttactgaatgcttctttcagttctgatgccgttggaaccagttcaaattgaactgttttgtctttgcatcttcgaatgaagcggaacacataagcgaacactctcaacagacttgtgtgcgacgaaaaactttcgatcgagtccactagatctgactttaccactatagctgtcagtccaacagctgttttgcgcacttcaaattgcgcgtctcttcagagacgaaatggtggttaactggccatgcgtcgtgtggttccatcaagaatgacggaccactgaaccacattgacgcgcacagttcagtcacaccgcaacctctcgatacaatgtctgcggggttctgcttagttggaacatgacgccattccacgctctctgaccactcttgaatctcggccactcgattcgacacgaatgtcgagagtggaaggatgtgaccggatccaatgaagagtgacttccgaatctgaccaaagaaACGTCCATCGAATCAGCCTTCGTatgcggtggcagagttctgcaacaaggtgagctgcacacatctcaagtctaggaagagtcttagtcttgaggggagcaacttttgattttgaggttagtaatgatactttacaaccttctgcAGTATCCGTACGAACGCAAATACACGCCCCATACgctcttattgaggcgtcggcgaagccatgtatctctatctgtgacgtaggctctgtgaacaaatatcgtggcacttttatgtcttgcaattgtgtcaaatttgacttcaattgctgccacgatgtatccattctcaatggtatggat
Coding sequences:
- the LOC132797980 gene encoding uncharacterized protein LOC132797980, which gives rise to MSTSLVESSAFSHCKPAQPNFIARRGVPLRIYSDNATNFVGTNNLLKELQMEFSKQQEKLQLFASEMGMEWHFIPPRAPHFGGLWEAAVKSAKHLLVRQMANASLAESEVRAHLADVEAILNSRPLTPLSSDPNDGEALTPGHLLIGQAIRSLPQGFVPDRPNKELTYLRRWQMLSTLRQRFWLAWSKDYIHKLQIRTKWKSPQPGGGRMPRPGSRGQHATSAVDNWKGRRRNPRNRRPNTGGRN